In Curtobacterium sp. MCPF17_002, one genomic interval encodes:
- a CDS encoding ABC transporter substrate-binding protein, translating to MILDSVQKRRSRVAVGIAGAATVLLALTACTGGGAATSSSTPVSGGTLVYASGDAEPTCLDPHVGGNYPQALLSSQYIQELTALDDGKPVPALAESWKTSDDGKTLTFTLRDDVTFTDGTPFDAAAVVANIEHVQDPATASSTGYLALQSIEQATATDEHTVTLTLSRPDSALLESFSQPWVGMESPKALQRSQAANCESPVGTGPFTVTGWKHGDRVTLTKNTDYTPLGRDAGGTTKPRLAGITWRFLPDSTSRYAALQSGQVDVIDNAQPDQLKAASSKGSIRDLDAPRPGASNRLELNSGHGVFRDEAVRKAFIAGAEVDPGIQSLFLGTAKRSYSVLSSVEPYGYSDKSLFGYSPKRAEQLLDDAGWKVGSDGVREKDGQQLTVTFPVSTNQSVPAERSLFQQIQASEKAVGFKVVLEELDLSSWYAALAANHYDVVSAPYTKVGADVLRILYDSASITPAPSGYFANLAQLDDPSVDKALEQAAQTSDTSERGDLYEQAQKTILASGTVLPLYDQQNHFLIRSAVHGVQTTAVSTPWFGTAWIDR from the coding sequence ATGATCTTGGACTCAGTACAGAAACGCCGTTCCCGCGTCGCCGTCGGCATCGCGGGCGCCGCCACCGTCCTCCTCGCGCTCACCGCCTGCACCGGCGGCGGAGCGGCCACGTCGAGCAGCACCCCCGTCAGCGGCGGCACACTCGTCTACGCCTCCGGTGACGCCGAACCGACCTGCCTCGACCCGCACGTCGGCGGCAACTACCCGCAGGCGCTGCTCTCGAGCCAGTACATCCAGGAACTCACCGCGCTCGACGACGGCAAGCCGGTCCCCGCGCTCGCCGAGTCCTGGAAGACGAGCGACGACGGGAAGACCCTGACCTTCACGCTCCGCGACGACGTGACGTTCACCGACGGCACCCCGTTCGACGCCGCTGCGGTCGTGGCCAACATCGAGCACGTGCAGGACCCGGCGACGGCGTCGAGCACGGGCTACCTCGCGCTGCAGTCCATCGAGCAGGCGACCGCGACGGACGAGCACACCGTCACGCTGACCCTCAGCCGCCCGGACAGCGCGCTCCTCGAGTCCTTCTCGCAGCCGTGGGTCGGCATGGAGTCCCCGAAGGCGCTGCAGCGCTCGCAGGCGGCGAACTGCGAGTCCCCCGTCGGCACCGGCCCGTTCACGGTCACCGGGTGGAAGCACGGCGACCGGGTCACGCTGACGAAGAACACCGACTACACGCCGCTCGGCCGCGACGCCGGCGGCACCACGAAGCCGCGGCTCGCCGGCATCACGTGGCGGTTCCTGCCCGACTCGACCTCGCGGTACGCCGCGCTGCAGTCCGGTCAGGTCGACGTCATCGACAACGCGCAGCCGGACCAGCTGAAAGCCGCCTCGTCGAAGGGGTCCATCCGTGACCTCGACGCGCCGCGGCCGGGTGCGTCGAACCGCCTCGAGCTGAACTCCGGCCACGGCGTGTTCCGCGACGAAGCGGTGCGCAAGGCGTTCATCGCCGGTGCCGAGGTCGACCCCGGCATCCAGAGCCTGTTCCTCGGCACGGCGAAGCGCTCCTACTCGGTGCTGTCCAGCGTCGAGCCCTACGGGTACTCCGACAAGAGCCTGTTCGGGTACTCCCCGAAGCGGGCGGAGCAGCTGCTCGACGACGCCGGCTGGAAGGTCGGCAGCGACGGCGTCCGCGAGAAGGACGGCCAGCAGCTGACCGTGACCTTCCCCGTCTCGACGAACCAGTCGGTGCCCGCCGAGCGCAGCCTGTTCCAGCAGATCCAGGCATCCGAGAAGGCCGTCGGCTTCAAGGTCGTCCTCGAGGAGCTCGACCTGTCCAGCTGGTACGCGGCCCTCGCGGCGAACCACTACGACGTCGTCAGCGCCCCGTACACGAAGGTCGGCGCGGACGTCCTCCGCATCCTCTACGACAGCGCGAGCATCACGCCGGCACCGTCCGGGTACTTCGCGAACCTCGCGCAGCTCGACGACCCGTCGGTCGACAAGGCGCTCGAACAGGCCGCGCAGACCTCCGACACGTCGGAGCGCGGCGACCTCTACGAGCAGGCGCAGAAGACGATCCTCGCCAGCGGCACCGTGCTCCCCCTCTACGACCAGCAGAACCACTTCCTGATCCGGTCGGCCGTCCACGGGGTCCAGACCACCGCGGTGTCCACACCGTGGTTCGGCACGGCCTGGATCGACCGCTGA
- the proP gene encoding glycine betaine/L-proline transporter ProP, whose protein sequence is MAPNNAPHPHGDRPLRTKGAAKRARRDLTEDDVTVVEESLLKRAVAAAALGNAMEWFDFGIFAYLTVTISQVFLPQGDPAANVVATFGFFAAAFIVRPIGGAVFGPIGDRIGRQKVLALTMILMAAGTLMIGLIPSYDTIGFWAPILLLVARFVQGFSTGGEYGGAATFIAEYSPDKRRGFMGSWLEFGTLAGYVLGASIVTGLQFGLSEDALLSWGWRIPFIIAGPLGLIGLYLRLKLEETPAFQKQQEQAAERESQKTPFLKLFAENWRSLVICIGLVLVFNVTDYMLLSYMPTYLEQNLGQNATFGLILIVVVMLLMMVVITFGGRLSDKFGRRPVLAAGCIGFILLSWPALKLVQTGTGVGVFAGLLILGVVLVTFTSTMPSTLPALFPTIIRYGALAIAFNVSVSLFGGTTPLATAALINAAKDRGFGWAEDIPAFYLMLAAVIGLVAVYFTKETASSPLMGSGPTVGSEDEIAGVIEDYNDPTSDLAQSDWARDFSTSEIPVISGDGPKDPAGA, encoded by the coding sequence TTGGCACCGAACAACGCACCCCACCCGCACGGCGACCGGCCGTTGCGCACGAAGGGCGCCGCGAAGCGCGCTCGTCGCGATCTCACGGAGGACGACGTCACCGTCGTCGAGGAGTCGCTGCTCAAGCGGGCCGTCGCCGCGGCGGCGCTCGGCAACGCCATGGAGTGGTTCGACTTCGGCATCTTCGCCTACCTGACCGTGACGATCTCGCAGGTGTTCCTGCCGCAGGGCGACCCCGCGGCGAACGTCGTCGCGACGTTCGGCTTCTTCGCGGCGGCGTTCATCGTCCGCCCGATCGGCGGGGCCGTCTTCGGCCCGATCGGCGACCGGATCGGCCGGCAGAAGGTCCTCGCGCTGACGATGATCCTGATGGCCGCCGGCACGCTCATGATCGGCCTCATCCCGTCGTACGACACGATCGGGTTCTGGGCACCGATCCTGCTCCTCGTCGCCCGCTTCGTGCAGGGCTTCTCGACCGGTGGTGAGTACGGCGGGGCCGCGACCTTCATCGCCGAGTACTCGCCGGACAAGCGGCGCGGCTTCATGGGCTCGTGGCTCGAGTTCGGCACGCTCGCCGGCTACGTGCTCGGCGCCTCGATCGTCACCGGGCTGCAGTTCGGCCTCTCCGAGGACGCCCTCCTCAGCTGGGGCTGGCGCATCCCGTTCATCATCGCCGGGCCGCTCGGCCTCATCGGCCTCTACCTGCGCCTCAAGCTCGAGGAGACCCCGGCGTTCCAGAAGCAGCAGGAGCAGGCGGCCGAGCGCGAGTCGCAGAAGACGCCGTTCCTCAAGCTCTTCGCGGAGAACTGGCGCTCGCTCGTCATCTGCATCGGCCTGGTCCTCGTGTTCAACGTGACCGACTACATGCTCCTGTCGTACATGCCGACCTACCTCGAGCAGAACCTCGGCCAGAACGCGACGTTCGGCCTCATCCTCATCGTCGTCGTGATGCTGCTCATGATGGTCGTCATCACGTTCGGGGGCCGACTGTCCGACAAGTTCGGGCGTCGTCCGGTCCTCGCCGCGGGCTGCATCGGCTTCATCCTGCTGTCCTGGCCGGCGCTCAAGCTCGTCCAGACCGGCACCGGCGTCGGGGTGTTCGCCGGGCTGCTCATCCTCGGCGTGGTCCTCGTGACCTTCACGTCGACGATGCCCTCGACCCTGCCAGCGCTGTTCCCGACGATCATCCGCTACGGCGCGCTCGCGATCGCGTTCAACGTGTCGGTGTCGCTCTTCGGCGGGACCACGCCGCTCGCGACCGCCGCGCTCATCAACGCCGCGAAGGACCGCGGGTTCGGCTGGGCCGAGGACATCCCGGCGTTCTACCTCATGCTGGCCGCCGTGATCGGGCTCGTCGCCGTGTACTTCACGAAGGAGACCGCGTCGTCGCCGCTCATGGGTTCGGGCCCCACCGTCGGCTCCGAGGACGAGATCGCCGGGGTCATCGAGGACTACAACGACCCGACGTCGGACCTCGCGCAGTCCGACTGGGCCCGGGACTTCTCGACGAGCGAGATCCCGGTCATCTCGGGCGACGGCCCGAAGGACCCCGCCGGCGCGTAG
- a CDS encoding ABC transporter ATP-binding protein yields MTALDIQGLSVAIGGTAIVHDVSLRVEAGECVALVGASGSGKTVTARAALGLSAPGSTVRVDRLGVAGLDVRAFSDRRWRRIRGARVGYVGQEALGALDPLRPVGREVADALRLHTQLSAAARVDAVRSSLQAVGLDPDLATDGRLAGTLSGGMRQRALIAAATVASPELVVADEPTTALDAGVAVTVMEQLRAAQSRGAGLLVITHDLGLVAGWADRVVVMHEGRVVEEGPVAAVFAAPQHEATQALVRAAGGAGSGSGSGAGPGAGAGSGSGSAASHGARSDAAAPSHGARSGALGDVPCEVPDSVRGGDGRTEVGTSHRSTDASHGARVALAAEGLARAFDGVPAVADVSFGLARGRVLGVIGASGSGKTTVARMLLGLETPDAGTVTLDGDAWVPLDERERRPRRHRMAAVVQDPGATFDERWSVERVLADAFTGGGERSAGGELGERVDAALAQVGLDPVLRRRSPLTLSGGQRQRLAIARALATSPEVIVLDEPVTALDATVQDAVLTLLERLRDETGVAMVFVSHDLRAVRRMADDVLVVHEGRVVEQGPAGSVFDRPTHAVTARLLHAAERLAAGPQPEAGAA; encoded by the coding sequence ATGACCGCCCTCGACATCCAGGGGCTCTCCGTCGCCATCGGCGGCACCGCCATCGTGCACGACGTCTCCCTCCGCGTCGAAGCCGGCGAGTGCGTCGCCCTCGTCGGCGCATCCGGCTCCGGCAAGACCGTCACCGCCCGCGCGGCGCTCGGCCTCTCCGCACCCGGTTCCACGGTGCGGGTCGACCGGCTCGGCGTCGCCGGCCTCGACGTGCGCGCGTTCTCCGACCGCCGGTGGCGACGGATCCGCGGCGCACGGGTCGGCTACGTCGGCCAGGAGGCACTCGGCGCACTGGACCCGCTGCGTCCCGTCGGGCGCGAGGTCGCCGACGCGCTGCGCCTCCACACGCAGCTGAGCGCGGCCGCCCGTGTCGACGCCGTGCGTTCGTCGCTGCAGGCTGTGGGGCTCGACCCCGACCTCGCCACCGACGGACGGCTCGCCGGGACCCTGTCGGGCGGGATGCGGCAGCGCGCGCTCATCGCGGCCGCGACGGTGGCGTCGCCGGAACTGGTCGTGGCGGACGAACCCACCACGGCGCTCGACGCCGGGGTCGCCGTCACCGTGATGGAGCAGCTCCGTGCCGCACAGTCGCGGGGGGCCGGGCTGCTCGTGATCACGCACGACCTCGGGCTCGTCGCGGGGTGGGCGGACCGCGTCGTGGTCATGCACGAGGGGCGGGTCGTCGAGGAGGGACCGGTGGCTGCGGTGTTCGCGGCGCCGCAGCACGAGGCCACGCAGGCGTTGGTGCGGGCGGCGGGCGGCGCGGGTTCGGGTTCGGGTTCGGGTGCGGGTCCGGGTGCGGGTGCGGGTTCGGGTTCGGGTTCGGCGGCCTCGCACGGTGCGAGGTCCGACGCGGCCGCGCCCTCGCACGGTGCGAGGTCCGGCGCGCTCGGCGACGTCCCGTGCGAGGTTCCCGACTCGGTGCGAGGCGGCGATGGTCGCACGGAAGTCGGAACCTCGCACCGTTCGACCGACGCCTCGCACGGTGCGAGGGTCGCGCTCGCCGCCGAGGGGCTCGCACGCGCGTTCGACGGCGTGCCGGCCGTGGCGGACGTGTCGTTCGGGCTCGCCCGGGGCCGCGTCCTCGGGGTGATCGGGGCGTCCGGCTCGGGCAAGACCACGGTCGCGAGGATGCTCCTCGGCCTCGAGACCCCGGACGCCGGCACGGTCACGCTCGACGGCGACGCGTGGGTGCCGCTCGACGAACGCGAGCGCCGACCACGACGACACCGGATGGCCGCGGTCGTGCAGGACCCGGGAGCGACCTTCGACGAACGGTGGAGCGTCGAGCGGGTCCTCGCGGACGCGTTCACGGGCGGCGGCGAACGGTCCGCGGGCGGCGAGCTCGGCGAGCGGGTGGACGCCGCCCTCGCGCAGGTCGGGCTCGATCCGGTCCTCCGGCGACGATCGCCCCTGACGCTGTCCGGCGGGCAGCGACAACGGCTCGCGATCGCTCGGGCGCTGGCCACCTCGCCCGAGGTGATCGTGCTCGATGAACCGGTCACGGCACTCGACGCCACCGTGCAGGACGCCGTGCTCACCCTGCTCGAGCGGTTGCGCGACGAGACGGGTGTGGCGATGGTGTTCGTGTCGCACGACCTCCGGGCCGTGCGACGGATGGCCGACGACGTGCTCGTCGTGCACGAGGGCCGTGTCGTCGAGCAGGGACCGGCCGGGTCGGTGTTCGACCGGCCGACCCACGCCGTGACCGCGCGGCTGCTGCACGCTGCCGAGCGGCTCGCCGCGGGCCCGCAGCCCGAGGCCGGCGCCGCCTGA
- a CDS encoding ABC transporter permease, with translation MSGIAEPSLQAGAQQGPSTGRSERFRGGTLGPAGTAAAVVVAVAVVAAVWPGLLGGGDPLAVHPARALQAPSWSSPFGTDESGRDVLARVVAGTRASLVVGVVATLVGGGTGIVLGVVAGLGGRVVDAVVGRITEVAFALPLLLVALVVIAVTGPGPVPAMLAVGFATAPGYARIVRGLVLRARTSQVVETAVVMGRSPATIVLRHVLPAALWPVVAVGTLGVGQAIVWASALSYLGVGTPPPAPEWGAMLADGRTYLQTAPWMSTFPGLAIVVLATAVTVLGRAIRRTGVRR, from the coding sequence GTGAGCGGCATCGCCGAGCCGAGCCTCCAGGCCGGTGCCCAGCAGGGCCCGTCCACCGGACGGTCCGAGCGGTTCCGTGGGGGGACGCTCGGCCCGGCCGGCACAGCGGCGGCCGTCGTGGTGGCGGTGGCCGTCGTGGCGGCGGTCTGGCCGGGGCTGCTCGGCGGCGGGGACCCGCTCGCGGTGCACCCGGCGCGGGCGTTGCAGGCGCCGTCGTGGTCGAGTCCGTTCGGCACCGACGAGTCCGGGCGCGACGTCCTCGCCCGGGTCGTCGCCGGTACCAGGGCGTCCCTCGTCGTCGGGGTCGTCGCGACCCTCGTCGGCGGCGGGACCGGCATCGTGCTCGGGGTCGTCGCCGGACTCGGCGGACGAGTCGTCGACGCCGTCGTGGGCCGCATCACCGAGGTCGCCTTCGCGCTCCCGCTGCTGCTCGTCGCGCTCGTCGTCATCGCCGTGACCGGACCCGGCCCGGTGCCGGCGATGCTCGCCGTCGGGTTCGCCACCGCACCCGGCTACGCCCGGATCGTGCGCGGGCTGGTGCTCCGCGCGAGGACCTCGCAGGTCGTCGAGACCGCCGTGGTGATGGGCCGCTCCCCCGCGACCATCGTGCTCCGCCACGTGCTGCCCGCCGCGCTCTGGCCCGTCGTCGCCGTCGGGACGCTCGGCGTCGGGCAGGCGATCGTCTGGGCGTCCGCCCTCAGCTACCTCGGCGTCGGCACGCCACCACCCGCGCCCGAGTGGGGCGCGATGCTCGCCGACGGTCGCACCTACCTGCAGACGGCGCCCTGGATGAGCACCTTCCCCGGCCTCGCGATCGTCGTGCTCGCGACCGCGGTGACCGTGCTCGGCCGCGCGATCAGACGAACCGGAGTCCGCCGATGA
- the valS gene encoding valine--tRNA ligase gives MTKPMPEKPTVDGLEDVWGPVWEQDGTYRFDRDAATKDAVYSIDTPPPTASGSLHIGHVFSYTHTDLKARYERMRGKHVFYPMGWDDNGLPTERRVQNYYGVRCDPQLPYDGTFVPPFEGGDNKSSKAADQIPISRRNFIELCERLTVQDEQQFEQLFRTLGLSVDWTQSYRTIDDTSRASAQRAFLRNLERGEAYQADAPTLWDVTFRTAVAQAELEDKEMPGAYHGIAFHKTDGTGDIVIQTTRPELLPACVALVAHPDDERFQDLFGTTVRSPLFDVEVPVLAHHLAQKDKGAGIAMVCTFGDTTDVVWWRELQLPNRAIIGFDGRVRSDEPAWIESEGGKALYAEMAGKTVFSAKKVLVDALTESGDLVGDVKTINHPVKFFEKGDKPLEIVSTRQWYIVNGARDEDLKATLRRRGEEIAFHPDFMRVRYDNWVGGLSGDWLISRQRFFGVPLPVWYPLDADGNPVFDQPIVPTEAQLPVDPASEPAPGYTEDQRGVAGGFQGELDVMDTWATSSLTPQLAGKWETDPELYDLVYPYDVRPQAQDIIRTWLFTTVLRSQLEADVVPWKHASISGFIVDPDRKKMSKSKGNVVTPLSILEQHGADAVRYWAASSKLGTDAAFDPQNPKQIKVGRRLAIKVLNAAKFVYGFPLPEGATSVTEPLDIDVLAELGTVIEQATAAFEAFDHARALEVTERFFWTFCDDYLELVKERAYGTATESMHETQASAVLALRAAIDALLRLLAPFLPFATEEVWAWTHDTSVHRASWPTVSELPTQAEPTGLLAAVGQALIGIRGAKTAAKASQKTSVTRAVVAAPAETRALIERAAVDLAAVGRIENLSFTDGAELAVTEIELAEQQA, from the coding sequence ATGACGAAGCCCATGCCCGAGAAGCCCACGGTGGACGGGCTCGAAGACGTCTGGGGCCCCGTCTGGGAGCAGGACGGCACCTACCGCTTCGACCGCGACGCCGCGACGAAGGACGCCGTCTACTCGATCGACACGCCGCCGCCGACCGCCTCCGGTTCGCTGCACATCGGGCACGTGTTCTCGTACACGCACACCGACCTCAAGGCCCGCTACGAGCGCATGCGCGGCAAGCACGTCTTCTACCCGATGGGCTGGGACGACAACGGTCTCCCCACCGAGCGCCGCGTGCAGAACTACTACGGCGTCCGCTGCGACCCGCAGCTCCCGTACGACGGCACGTTCGTCCCGCCGTTCGAGGGCGGCGACAACAAGTCGTCGAAGGCCGCCGACCAGATCCCGATCTCGCGCCGCAACTTCATCGAGCTGTGCGAGCGCCTGACCGTGCAGGACGAGCAGCAGTTCGAGCAGCTCTTCCGTACGCTCGGGCTGTCGGTGGACTGGACGCAGTCGTACCGGACGATCGACGACACCTCGCGAGCGAGCGCCCAGCGTGCGTTCCTCCGCAACCTCGAGCGCGGCGAGGCCTACCAGGCCGATGCCCCGACGCTCTGGGACGTGACGTTCCGCACCGCGGTCGCGCAGGCCGAGCTCGAGGACAAGGAGATGCCCGGCGCGTACCACGGCATCGCCTTCCACAAGACCGACGGCACGGGCGACATCGTCATCCAGACCACCCGTCCCGAGCTCCTCCCCGCCTGTGTCGCCCTCGTCGCGCACCCGGACGACGAGCGTTTCCAGGACCTCTTCGGCACCACGGTCCGCTCCCCCTTGTTCGACGTCGAGGTCCCCGTGCTCGCGCACCACCTCGCGCAGAAGGACAAGGGCGCCGGCATCGCCATGGTCTGCACGTTCGGTGACACCACCGACGTGGTGTGGTGGCGCGAGCTGCAGCTGCCGAACCGCGCGATCATCGGCTTCGACGGCCGTGTCCGCTCCGACGAGCCGGCGTGGATCGAGTCCGAGGGTGGCAAGGCGCTGTACGCCGAGATGGCCGGCAAGACCGTGTTCTCGGCGAAGAAGGTCCTCGTGGACGCCCTCACCGAGTCCGGCGACCTGGTGGGCGACGTGAAGACGATCAACCACCCGGTCAAGTTCTTCGAGAAGGGCGACAAGCCGCTCGAGATCGTCTCCACCCGCCAGTGGTACATCGTCAACGGCGCCCGCGACGAGGACCTCAAGGCGACGCTCCGCCGCCGCGGCGAGGAGATCGCCTTCCACCCCGACTTCATGCGCGTCCGCTACGACAACTGGGTCGGTGGCCTGTCCGGCGACTGGCTCATCTCGCGCCAGCGCTTCTTCGGCGTGCCGCTGCCGGTCTGGTACCCGCTCGACGCCGACGGCAACCCGGTGTTCGACCAGCCGATCGTCCCGACCGAGGCACAGCTGCCCGTCGACCCGGCCTCCGAACCGGCCCCCGGCTACACGGAGGACCAGCGCGGCGTCGCCGGTGGCTTCCAGGGCGAGCTCGACGTCATGGACACCTGGGCGACCTCGTCCCTCACCCCGCAGCTCGCGGGCAAGTGGGAGACCGACCCGGAGCTCTACGACCTGGTCTACCCGTACGACGTCCGCCCGCAGGCGCAGGACATCATCCGCACGTGGCTGTTCACGACGGTGCTCCGGAGCCAGCTCGAGGCCGACGTCGTGCCGTGGAAGCACGCGTCGATCTCCGGCTTCATCGTGGACCCCGACCGCAAGAAGATGTCGAAGTCGAAGGGCAACGTCGTCACGCCGCTGTCGATCCTCGAGCAGCACGGCGCCGACGCGGTCCGCTACTGGGCGGCCTCGTCGAAGCTCGGCACGGACGCGGCCTTCGACCCGCAGAACCCGAAGCAGATCAAGGTCGGCCGTCGTCTGGCGATCAAGGTCCTCAACGCGGCGAAGTTCGTCTACGGCTTCCCGCTGCCCGAGGGCGCGACGAGCGTCACCGAACCGCTCGACATCGACGTGCTCGCCGAGCTCGGCACCGTCATCGAGCAGGCCACCGCGGCGTTCGAGGCGTTCGACCACGCCCGCGCGCTCGAGGTCACCGAGCGCTTCTTCTGGACGTTCTGCGACGACTACCTCGAGTTGGTCAAGGAGCGCGCGTACGGCACGGCGACCGAGTCGATGCACGAGACGCAGGCGAGCGCGGTCCTCGCGCTCCGCGCCGCGATCGACGCGCTCCTGCGTCTGCTCGCGCCGTTCCTGCCGTTCGCGACGGAGGAAGTGTGGGCCTGGACCCACGACACCAGCGTGCACCGCGCCTCCTGGCCGACCGTGTCGGAACTGCCCACCCAGGCCGAGCCGACGGGGCTGCTCGCCGCCGTGGGCCAGGCGCTCATCGGGATCCGTGGTGCGAAGACGGCCGCGAAGGCGTCGCAGAAGACGTCGGTGACGCGGGCCGTCGTCGCGGCTCCGGCGGAGACGCGCGCGCTCATCGAGCGCGCTGCGGTCGACCTGGCGGCCGTCGGCCGCATCGAGAACCTGTCGTTCACGGACGGTGCGGAGCTCGCGGTGACCGAGATCGAGCTGGCCGAGCAGCAGGCCTAG
- a CDS encoding ABC transporter permease: MTDRRPGTRPVDRLRTTGGSAAGRWSRWAVRRALGGIGVLWAVATIVFVAIRLIPGDPALAILGGPGSQASAEAVAQVRQEYGLDRPVLVQYAVFLGRLATGHLGDSYAFRTPVATLLGQQLPVTLTLAVLGLVVAWVLAVVAAWWSTQRGRFAAALTSAISVTASVTPHFWLGSVLIVVFASALGWVPAVSDGTVRGWVLPVVTVAVPVAGYLAETVRDGVVDAQRSAFALAARSRGETRAGLFGRHLLRHAALPGIALSAWAFGSLVSGAVVVESVFALPGIGRALVTAVTQRDMPLVAGIALVSAAAYVVVLAVADLVERAVDPRSVGRTGARRAPRVTRSEAGAR, translated from the coding sequence GTGACGGACAGGAGGCCCGGCACGCGTCCGGTGGACCGCCTGCGGACGACGGGCGGCTCGGCTGCAGGGCGGTGGTCGCGCTGGGCGGTCCGGCGTGCGCTCGGCGGCATCGGCGTGCTGTGGGCCGTCGCGACGATCGTGTTCGTCGCGATCCGGCTCATCCCCGGCGACCCGGCGCTCGCGATCCTCGGCGGGCCCGGTTCCCAGGCCTCGGCCGAAGCGGTGGCGCAGGTGCGGCAGGAGTACGGCCTGGACCGGCCGGTGCTCGTGCAGTACGCGGTGTTCCTCGGACGGCTGGCGACCGGGCACCTCGGTGACTCGTACGCCTTCCGGACCCCGGTCGCGACGCTCCTCGGGCAGCAGCTCCCCGTCACGCTGACCCTCGCCGTCCTCGGGCTCGTCGTCGCCTGGGTGCTCGCCGTCGTCGCCGCCTGGTGGTCGACGCAGCGCGGCCGGTTCGCCGCCGCCCTGACGAGCGCGATCTCCGTCACCGCCAGCGTCACCCCGCACTTCTGGCTCGGCAGCGTCCTCATCGTGGTGTTCGCCAGCGCGCTCGGGTGGGTGCCCGCGGTGAGCGACGGGACGGTGCGCGGCTGGGTCCTGCCGGTCGTCACGGTCGCGGTCCCCGTCGCCGGCTACCTGGCCGAGACGGTCCGCGACGGCGTCGTCGACGCTCAGCGGTCGGCGTTCGCCCTCGCCGCCCGGAGCCGTGGTGAGACCCGCGCCGGACTCTTCGGACGCCACCTGCTCCGGCACGCCGCACTGCCCGGGATCGCCCTGTCCGCCTGGGCGTTCGGCTCGCTCGTGTCCGGTGCCGTCGTCGTCGAGTCCGTGTTCGCGCTGCCGGGCATCGGGCGCGCCCTCGTCACCGCGGTGACGCAGCGGGACATGCCCCTCGTCGCCGGCATCGCGCTCGTGTCGGCGGCGGCCTACGTGGTCGTGCTGGCGGTCGCCGACCTCGTCGAGCGGGCGGTGGACCCGCGCTCCGTCGGACGCACCGGAGCGCGTCGCGCCCCGCGCGTCACCCGGTCCGAGGCGGGCGCACGGTGA
- a CDS encoding TetR family transcriptional regulator, producing MDEPMRRGGRPRRSSAEVLADAAAELFLEQGYGRTTVDQIAVRAGVSRATFFNYFTAKSDVLWLELDAAVASLPEHLAASTEESAVRAVEEALLATARAHAADRVPWAIAQAEVMDIGPELVASVAARVTAQHAAVAAFVAGRTGDHPSALWPQTVSGAMLGAAAAAFGVWVADGVGRRSLVEYVGAALTPVAAGLDAR from the coding sequence ATGGACGAACCGATGCGCCGCGGGGGGCGACCCCGTCGCTCGAGTGCCGAGGTCCTCGCGGACGCCGCCGCCGAGCTGTTCCTCGAGCAGGGCTACGGCCGCACGACCGTCGACCAGATCGCCGTGCGCGCCGGGGTGAGCCGGGCGACGTTCTTCAACTACTTCACCGCGAAGTCCGACGTGCTCTGGCTCGAGCTCGACGCCGCGGTCGCGTCCCTGCCCGAGCACCTCGCGGCGTCCACCGAGGAGTCCGCGGTGCGCGCGGTGGAGGAGGCCCTGCTCGCCACCGCACGTGCGCACGCCGCGGACCGGGTGCCGTGGGCGATCGCGCAGGCCGAGGTGATGGACATCGGACCGGAACTCGTCGCCAGCGTGGCGGCCCGGGTCACGGCGCAGCACGCGGCGGTCGCCGCGTTCGTGGCCGGGCGCACCGGCGACCACCCGTCCGCGCTCTGGCCGCAGACCGTGTCCGGGGCGATGCTCGGCGCGGCTGCGGCGGCCTTCGGCGTCTGGGTCGCGGACGGCGTCGGACGGCGCTCGCTCGTCGAGTACGTCGGTGCGGCGTTGACCCCGGTCGCCGCGGGGCTCGACGCACGCTGA